In Anaerolineae bacterium, the DNA window GTACCAGCCCTGAATTACGGCGAAGACCCCGGTGCTTCCGCCCACAAAGCAGCGGAAGTAAGGTTTGCCCCAGGCTCCTGCTCCGTCCGAAAGGTATTCAGCTTTCATGTGGACGGCATCAAAAGCGTCGGGAGCGGAGCCCAATACCACGCAGTCAATGTCGTCCAGGGTCATTTCACAGGATTCCAGGGCCATGGAGGCGGCTTCCCAGGCCAGCTCTTTGGACGTTTCCTGGGCTCTACGGACGAATTTGGTCATGCCTGCGCCAACGATAGCTACCCTTGGCATTTTTTCCTCCCCTTTTATATGCTGAGAATTACAACCGCCCCACTGGTGGTGGGGATGCCACGCCATCCGAAAGCGAGGCCCACTTGAGCGTTGGGCACCTGGCGCTTCCCAGCTTCTCCTCGGAGCTGGAAGACCACTTCCATGACTCTTACTAGGCCTGAGGCCTCCAGCATGCGACCCATCCCCAGGTTACCTCCGGAGGGGTTTACGGGGAATTCCCCTTCCAGGCAGGTGTAGCCTTCTTCCGTGAGGATTCCTGCTTCTCCTGGGGCGCAGAGCCCTAAAGCTTCCATGTGCTGAAGTTCCTTGTAGGCGAAGGTGTCGTCAATTTCCGCAAAATCTATCTCATGCCGGGGGTTGCGGATCCCAGCCATTTCGTAGGCCATCTTTGCTGCTTTTGTGGCGTAATCGGCTCTTGCCCATGAACGGGATTCAAGCCAGAAGGTGTCGTTGGCCCAGCCTATGCCCCGAATCCATACCGGCTTGTCGGAGAGGGCCCGGGCCACATCTCCAGAAGCCAGAACCATTACGATAGCTCCATCGGCATGGCGGCTTATTTCCAGAGAGGTAAGCGGTTCAGCGACCGGTTCGGAGGCGAGGACGTCCTCAGGGGTAAGCTTGGCGGGATAGGAGGCTAAAGGGTTAAGGAGAGCATTCCGACGGTTTTTAGCTACTACCATAGCGCATTGCCTGTGAGTTGTGCCAGTTTCGGCAAGGTAGCGGCGCATCTCCATCCCTGCAATGGCATAGGGGTGGAAGGCCAGAGGCCTGTTAAATACAGGATCCAGAGCAAAAGCCAGGACGTGGGAATAGCAGAGGATATTGGAAGCTTTGCTGTGGGATTCCACCACTACCACATCAAATTGTCCAGTTTTTATCTGGAGAAAAGCAGCTGCAAGGCCGTGGATTCCTTCGCCGCAAACGGTTTGAACGGGCCTGAGAACTCCTCCCAGTTGGTCCGGGACATATTCGTTGGATATGCTGGTGCCTTCGTGGAAATCTTCGGCAACGGACACAAAGCTCTGGACGTCTTTGCGGGGGTTTATACCGGCTTCTTCGTAGGCCTTTGTGGCGGCTTCAAACATGAGTTCCTTAAAGGAGAGCTCGGGGGTCAAAGGGCGGAAACCTGCGTAACCTACTCCTATTATGGCCACTTCTCTGCTCATGGCAATTCTCCTCATTGAGAAGTTTAAAGTTATTTTACTCAATTTGCGGAAGGAGGCAAAT includes these proteins:
- a CDS encoding acetyl-CoA acetyltransferase is translated as MSREVAIIGVGYAGFRPLTPELSFKELMFEAATKAYEEAGINPRKDVQSFVSVAEDFHEGTSISNEYVPDQLGGVLRPVQTVCGEGIHGLAAAFLQIKTGQFDVVVVESHSKASNILCYSHVLAFALDPVFNRPLAFHPYAIAGMEMRRYLAETGTTHRQCAMVVAKNRRNALLNPLASYPAKLTPEDVLASEPVAEPLTSLEISRHADGAIVMVLASGDVARALSDKPVWIRGIGWANDTFWLESRSWARADYATKAAKMAYEMAGIRNPRHEIDFAEIDDTFAYKELQHMEALGLCAPGEAGILTEEGYTCLEGEFPVNPSGGNLGMGRMLEASGLVRVMEVVFQLRGEAGKRQVPNAQVGLAFGWRGIPTTSGAVVILSI